From a region of the Nitrospirota bacterium genome:
- a CDS encoding DegT/DnrJ/EryC1/StrS family aminotransferase, whose translation MTHGVSLIPHSRPTLGEAEAQAVASVLASGQVAQGPQTDAFERAVAELLGVRGGVAVSSGTVALEVALLALGIGPGDEVLLPTYVCVAPWLAVTRVGAIPKLVEIERRSCNIDPAAVRKALSPRTRAVIVPHLFGLPADLTALESCGIPLIEDCAQTVGALERGRRVGSVGRVTICSFYATKLLCAGEGGMVLSNDAGLLEKGRSLRTYDEGDRLDPRSFNRKMTDLQAALGLVQVNRFHELAQRRAVIAARYGAALGTLGLTLPAVPDGRTHVYYRYVVRIPESAGPLDGIMQRLEGRGVQCRRPVFRPIHQYLGASGFSVSDEAHARALSLPIYPSLTDAEVASVIQALCEEFR comes from the coding sequence CCCACGGTGTTTCGCTGATCCCCCATTCGCGTCCCACCCTCGGCGAGGCTGAAGCCCAGGCCGTGGCTTCGGTGCTCGCCTCGGGGCAGGTGGCTCAGGGGCCGCAAACCGATGCGTTCGAGCGGGCCGTAGCGGAGTTGCTGGGGGTCCGCGGCGGCGTCGCCGTCAGTTCCGGCACGGTCGCACTGGAAGTCGCGCTGCTGGCTCTGGGCATCGGTCCCGGTGACGAAGTTCTTCTCCCGACCTACGTCTGCGTCGCGCCCTGGTTGGCCGTGACCCGAGTGGGGGCGATTCCAAAGCTCGTGGAGATCGAGCGACGATCCTGCAACATCGATCCGGCTGCCGTCCGGAAGGCCCTCTCGCCCCGCACGCGGGCGGTTATCGTGCCGCATTTGTTTGGCTTGCCGGCGGACCTGACCGCCCTGGAATCCTGCGGAATTCCCTTGATCGAAGATTGCGCGCAAACGGTGGGGGCTCTTGAGCGAGGCAGGCGGGTCGGGAGCGTGGGACGCGTGACCATCTGTTCCTTTTACGCTACCAAGCTCTTGTGTGCGGGCGAAGGCGGTATGGTGCTGTCGAACGACGCCGGATTACTGGAAAAAGGGCGGAGTCTGCGCACATACGATGAAGGTGACCGGTTGGACCCTCGTTCCTTCAACCGCAAGATGACGGATCTTCAGGCTGCGCTTGGTCTCGTCCAGGTCAACCGGTTTCACGAGCTCGCGCAGCGGCGGGCGGTCATTGCCGCCAGGTACGGGGCGGCGCTCGGCACCTTGGGGCTCACGTTGCCGGCCGTCCCGGACGGGCGCACGCATGTCTACTATCGATATGTGGTGCGGATTCCAGAGTCGGCTGGGCCCTTGGACGGGATCATGCAGCGGCTGGAGGGACGGGGCGTCCAGTGCCGGCGACCTGTGTTTCGGCCGATCCATCAGTACCTGGGAGCGTCAGGATTTTCCGTCAGCGACGAAGCCCATGCTCGGGCCTTATCGCTCCCCATCTATCCCTCGTTGACGGATGCCGAAGTGGCTTCGGTGATCCAAGCCCTGTGTGAGGAGTTCCGATGA